In the genome of Candidatus Epulonipiscium sp., one region contains:
- a CDS encoding flagellar FlbD family protein produces the protein MIKVTRLNDSEIIINAELIELIEATPDTVITMTTGRKIVVKETVDDIIDIVVQYKQKILIRMD, from the coding sequence ATGATTAAGGTAACAAGATTAAACGATTCGGAGATTATAATTAATGCGGAATTGATTGAATTAATTGAGGCAACCCCCGATACGGTTATTACGATGACAACAGGTAGAAAAATTGTAGTAAAGGAAACAGTTGATGATATTATCGACATAGTGGTACAATATAAACAAAAAATTTTAATAAGAATGGATTAG
- a CDS encoding motility protein A, whose translation MDISTIIGLISGVVFVVVSILLGGRLNLFFDLPSVMITIGGTFASVLISYPLNKFINSLKTIRLIFHNKEMNTGNLIQKIIDLANIARKEGLLALEEAAQSMEDKFLQKGVLLIVDGTDPELVRNILETELAFIEGRHKEVQGFWETIASLGPAWGMIGTLIGLINMLDQLNDPASIGPAMAVALITTFYGSILANFLANPTANKLKLKSNEEILLKEVMIEGLLSIQAGENPRIIEEKLKAFLSPTLRETMKEDGTEEEVRAGE comes from the coding sequence TTGGATATTTCAACCATTATAGGACTTATAAGTGGTGTAGTATTTGTAGTAGTATCAATTTTGCTAGGGGGGAGATTAAACTTATTCTTTGACCTTCCTTCCGTAATGATTACCATTGGGGGAACATTTGCTTCAGTACTGATTTCATATCCTTTAAATAAATTTATTAATTCCCTCAAAACAATACGTCTGATTTTTCATAACAAAGAGATGAATACAGGTAATCTCATCCAAAAGATAATTGATCTAGCTAATATTGCTAGAAAGGAAGGATTACTTGCCTTGGAAGAAGCAGCCCAGTCTATGGAAGATAAATTTTTACAAAAAGGGGTCCTTTTAATTGTAGATGGTACCGACCCTGAATTGGTAAGAAATATATTGGAAACCGAATTGGCATTCATCGAAGGAAGACATAAGGAAGTTCAAGGGTTTTGGGAAACTATTGCTAGTTTGGGTCCCGCTTGGGGGATGATAGGAACTTTAATTGGTCTTATTAATATGCTAGACCAGCTCAATGACCCAGCATCTATAGGGCCGGCGATGGCAGTTGCATTAATAACTACATTTTATGGTTCTATATTAGCAAACTTTTTAGCTAATCCAACCGCCAATAAATTAAAATTAAAAAGTAATGAAGAAATACTCTTAAAAGAGGTTATGATAGAGGGTCTTCTTTCAATTCAGGCTGGGGAAAATCCAAGAATAATTGAAGAAAAATTAAAGGCATTCTTATCACCAACACTTCGTGAAACGATGAAAGAAGATGGAACTGAAGAGGAAGTAAGGGCAGGTGAATAA
- a CDS encoding OmpA family protein, with the protein MARKRTEDEVKAGAPEWMNTYGDMVTLLLTFFILLFSMSTVDIAKFRAFINSMEGSIGILAGGSTIGDGSEVGNGINQLPDLEKFLEETTKQVEMQSIEELKKMHADFKTYIKENNLEGKIAAQLSDYYVTLTFDDGVLFDSGQANLKPSAVDILDKLGVQLSKYPNNRIRFEGHTDNRPINTAQFPSNWELSAARAIAVAKYYINELKFNPKQFSTEGFGEYVPIANNATPEGRAKNRRVEIKILSEYASYSGINEPLIQ; encoded by the coding sequence ATGGCTAGGAAAAGAACTGAGGATGAAGTAAAGGCAGGGGCACCGGAGTGGATGAATACCTATGGTGACATGGTTACTTTGCTATTAACTTTTTTTATTCTTCTTTTTTCGATGTCAACAGTAGATATAGCAAAGTTCAGGGCTTTTATTAACTCTATGGAAGGTTCGATTGGGATATTAGCAGGTGGTTCCACCATAGGAGATGGTAGCGAGGTTGGCAATGGAATTAATCAATTACCGGATCTTGAAAAATTCCTAGAAGAAACCACGAAACAAGTAGAAATGCAAAGCATAGAGGAATTAAAAAAAATGCATGCTGATTTTAAGACCTATATAAAGGAAAATAATTTAGAGGGAAAAATTGCTGCCCAATTAAGTGATTATTATGTCACATTAACCTTTGATGATGGCGTTCTCTTTGATAGTGGACAAGCTAATCTTAAGCCCAGTGCTGTGGATATATTAGATAAACTAGGAGTGCAGCTATCTAAATACCCTAATAATAGAATTAGATTTGAAGGACATACGGATAATCGCCCAATCAATACTGCTCAATTTCCAAGTAATTGGGAATTATCCGCTGCTAGAGCTATAGCAGTAGCAAAATATTATATCAATGAATTAAAATTTAATCCAAAACAATTTTCAACAGAGGGATTTGGAGAATATGTACCCATAGCTAATAATGCTACCCCGGAAGGTAGAGCAAAAAATAGAAGAGTTGAGATAAAAATACTAAGTGAATATGCTTCATATTCAGGAATCAATGAACCATTGATTCAATAA
- the fliY gene encoding flagellar motor switch phosphatase FliY, translated as MGDMLSQAEIDALLGGTDDDLNDNEEHVIAVDPLTEDEKDALGEIGNISMGTAATTLFTLLNQKVTITTPRVKAMTWDELCNEYKKPFVAINVEYKEGLKGVNLLVLKEDDVKIIADLMMGGEGEISEGELSELHLSAISEAMNQMVGSASTSMSSMFNKKIDINPPHAFVTHFHQGIIAEDIGFDNDEIVRISFKMEIGNLIDSEIMQILPLDFAKGLVENLMNAQKEQPNPVKVEQPSQKPTKPTPKPVDIVQPELDFNQQSQQEQPNYPAPTMQPQMMPSSNYQQNINVQPAQFQNFDVGAVMQQKENIDIIMDVPLEVTVELGRTHKVIKEILEFSPGTIIELDKLAGEPIDILVNGKYVAKGEVVVIDENFGIRVTDIINPEKRI; from the coding sequence ATGGGAGATATGTTATCACAAGCGGAAATAGATGCGTTGTTGGGGGGAACTGATGACGATTTAAATGATAATGAAGAACATGTAATAGCTGTCGATCCACTTACAGAGGATGAAAAGGATGCTTTGGGTGAGATTGGTAATATAAGTATGGGCACTGCGGCAACAACGCTTTTTACCTTGCTAAATCAAAAGGTAACGATAACCACTCCAAGGGTTAAAGCTATGACCTGGGATGAATTGTGCAATGAATATAAGAAACCATTTGTTGCAATTAATGTAGAATATAAAGAGGGTTTAAAGGGTGTTAATCTATTAGTCTTAAAAGAAGACGATGTTAAGATTATAGCTGATCTAATGATGGGCGGAGAAGGAGAAATTTCAGAAGGCGAACTTTCAGAATTGCACCTAAGTGCAATCAGTGAGGCAATGAACCAAATGGTTGGTTCTGCTTCAACTTCCATGTCCTCAATGTTTAATAAGAAAATTGATATCAATCCTCCCCATGCATTTGTTACTCATTTTCATCAAGGTATCATTGCAGAAGATATAGGGTTTGATAATGATGAGATTGTAAGGATTTCATTTAAGATGGAAATAGGAAACTTAATAGATAGTGAAATTATGCAGATACTTCCATTGGACTTTGCCAAGGGACTTGTGGAAAATCTTATGAATGCACAAAAAGAACAACCTAATCCCGTGAAGGTAGAGCAGCCGTCTCAAAAGCCAACCAAGCCTACACCAAAACCTGTAGATATAGTACAACCAGAATTAGACTTTAATCAACAAAGTCAACAGGAACAGCCAAATTATCCAGCGCCTACTATGCAACCACAAATGATGCCTTCAAGTAATTACCAACAAAATATTAATGTACAGCCTGCACAATTTCAAAACTTCGATGTTGGGGCTGTGATGCAGCAGAAAGAAAATATTGATATAATAATGGATGTGCCATTAGAGGTCACTGTTGAATTAGGCAGGACTCATAAAGTAATAAAAGAAATATTAGAGTTTAGCCCGGGAACCATTATTGAACTGGATAAATTGGCAGGAGAACCTATCGATATTTTAGTAAATGGTAAGTATGTTGCAAAGGGTGAAGTAGTAGTGATTGATGAAAATTTCGGAATTAGGGTGACAGATATAATCAACCCAGAAAAGAGAATATAA
- the fliM gene encoding flagellar motor switch protein FliM, with the protein MGEVLSQNEIDELLNALNTGELDVTDIQTTDREKHVKNYDFARPSKFAKEQLRTLEIIFDNYSRIISTYLSGYLRAGTQIDVINAEAVTYYEFSNSLSNPVILSIVDFSPLKGSVILELSPSIGYSIIDRILGGKGSMIDKIREFTEIERILLERIISQLINLLREPWENVVDLRPRLDKIETNSQFAQVISPNEMIALVTLNIKIGEVEGMMNICIPHLVIEPIMDKLNTKYWFTIIEQEDQTIYRKHLEKRLQIAKIPIKTILGKTHITVGEFVNLQVGDVIKLDSYTNSDLDIMVGNLLKFHAKPGVFKNRNAIQITSIERKEEE; encoded by the coding sequence ATGGGTGAAGTTTTATCGCAAAACGAAATTGATGAATTGTTAAATGCGTTAAATACGGGGGAACTGGATGTAACAGATATACAAACCACTGACCGGGAAAAGCATGTAAAAAATTATGACTTTGCCAGGCCTTCAAAATTTGCAAAAGAACAATTAAGAACCCTAGAAATTATTTTTGATAACTATTCGAGGATTATATCAACATATTTATCTGGTTACTTGCGTGCGGGTACGCAAATAGACGTTATTAACGCGGAGGCAGTGACGTATTATGAGTTTAGTAATTCATTGTCTAATCCAGTCATTTTATCAATTGTAGATTTTTCCCCCTTGAAAGGTTCAGTTATACTAGAACTTTCACCTAGTATTGGGTATTCGATTATAGATAGAATTTTAGGTGGAAAGGGTTCAATGATTGATAAAATAAGGGAATTTACTGAAATCGAAAGAATACTCTTAGAAAGAATAATTTCTCAATTGATTAACTTATTAAGAGAACCTTGGGAAAACGTAGTTGACCTTCGACCTAGATTAGATAAAATAGAAACAAATTCACAATTTGCACAGGTTATTTCTCCTAATGAAATGATTGCTCTTGTTACATTAAATATTAAAATAGGGGAAGTAGAAGGTATGATGAATATTTGCATTCCCCATTTAGTTATTGAACCAATAATGGATAAACTAAATACAAAGTATTGGTTTACTATTATAGAGCAAGAAGATCAAACGATTTATAGAAAACATTTAGAAAAAAGGTTGCAGATTGCAAAAATCCCTATTAAGACTATTTTGGGAAAAACTCATATTACCGTAGGGGAATTTGTAAATCTTCAAGTAGGAGATGTTATTAAATTGGACTCATATACAAATTCTGATTTAGATATCATGGTTGGAAATCTCCTAAAGTTTCATGCAAAGCCGGGAGTGTTTAAAAATAGAAATGCGATTCAAATCACTTCTATTGAAAGAAAGGAGGAAGAATAA
- a CDS encoding flagellar hook-length control protein FliK produces MDAGFQVLSFASKGVNGNLGNFTRENTPKKEGNFDIVLKNTQQQNITQSRKNDGVQSTSSTHLVQNSRNVQSSETPKSKDSLNQEVPNEKELISEIEEKTGISEEKIQEALNQMGISVYELLLPENLQKFIQLITNATDPIELLSIPNINQVYKEIANIFSQLQETFPILEDGITQDLMNQMPKEQSEEDLVETLIGKNNRMEEQDSRNTETLQQGTVPEDEVVLDQNSMEDQFQDGGTNKEQPFIEIDKDNLKDFGRVNNSKEQVNDIGLENSDNEEVGDTPINNNLFVQQNTRTETLKTDGLSAQSRTISIEPEQLISQMVEHIKINAKEESSEISLQLKPDHLGKLSLKIVTERGILTAQFMAESQMVKEIIESNFNQLKDVLQEQGLKIQNLEVSVKQESAKQDSNLMNGKTGKSDKRISQIILNSMEDSVEGYEGNYNNPYKRSEGEVDFSA; encoded by the coding sequence ATGGATGCAGGATTTCAAGTTTTAAGTTTTGCCTCTAAGGGGGTCAATGGTAACCTAGGTAATTTTACCAGAGAAAATACTCCAAAAAAAGAAGGTAATTTTGATATTGTTCTAAAAAATACCCAGCAGCAAAATATAACGCAATCTAGAAAAAATGATGGGGTACAATCTACATCATCTACCCACTTAGTTCAAAATTCAAGAAATGTTCAAAGTTCAGAAACGCCAAAATCAAAAGACTCACTAAATCAAGAAGTGCCTAATGAAAAAGAGCTGATATCAGAGATTGAAGAAAAAACAGGGATATCAGAAGAAAAGATTCAAGAGGCCCTAAACCAAATGGGTATTTCGGTATATGAACTGCTTTTACCTGAAAACCTACAAAAATTTATACAACTAATCACAAATGCGACAGATCCTATTGAGTTATTATCAATTCCAAATATTAATCAGGTGTACAAGGAAATTGCAAATATCTTTAGCCAACTACAAGAAACATTTCCTATTTTAGAAGATGGAATTACCCAGGATTTAATGAATCAAATGCCTAAAGAACAAAGTGAAGAGGACTTAGTAGAAACTTTAATAGGAAAAAATAATAGGATGGAAGAACAAGATTCTAGAAATACAGAAACTCTACAGCAGGGAACTGTACCGGAAGATGAAGTTGTACTAGACCAAAATTCTATGGAAGACCAATTTCAGGACGGGGGGACAAATAAGGAACAACCCTTTATTGAAATTGACAAGGATAATCTTAAGGATTTTGGAAGAGTAAATAATTCTAAGGAACAGGTTAATGATATCGGCTTAGAAAATAGCGATAATGAGGAAGTTGGAGATACACCCATAAACAACAATTTGTTTGTCCAACAAAACACTAGGACCGAAACTCTAAAAACCGATGGTTTATCAGCACAATCTAGAACGATTTCAATTGAACCAGAGCAACTTATAAGTCAAATGGTAGAACATATAAAAATAAACGCAAAAGAAGAATCCTCAGAGATAAGCCTGCAACTTAAACCAGATCATTTGGGGAAATTGTCCTTAAAAATCGTGACTGAAAGAGGAATTCTAACTGCACAATTTATGGCAGAAAGTCAAATGGTAAAAGAGATTATTGAATCAAACTTTAACCAATTAAAAGATGTTCTTCAGGAACAAGGCTTAAAGATACAAAACCTAGAGGTATCCGTTAAGCAAGAATCAGCGAAACAAGATTCAAACTTAATGAATGGGAAAACTGGTAAATCGGATAAAAGAATAAGTCAGATTATCCTAAATTCCATGGAAGATTCAGTAGAAGGCTATGAAGGAAATTACAATAATCCATACAAACGTTCAGAAGGGGAAGTTGATTTTTCCGCATAG
- a CDS encoding flagellar biosynthesis protein, translated as MRIIQNPVKITPVAPLNPSKIEATNPINSFEQVLIDKISSNGQIKFSKHASMRLNSRNICFTNEQLKKLEKGIKKAEEKGIKDSLVLMDKVALVVNIKKRTVVTAMDSSQTNETVFTNIDGAVIV; from the coding sequence ATGAGAATAATCCAAAATCCAGTTAAAATTACACCTGTTGCCCCTTTAAACCCTAGTAAAATAGAAGCTACCAATCCTATTAATTCCTTTGAACAGGTATTAATAGATAAAATATCTTCAAATGGACAAATAAAGTTTTCAAAACATGCTTCTATGAGGCTAAATTCAAGAAACATTTGCTTCACCAATGAGCAACTTAAAAAACTTGAAAAAGGTATAAAAAAGGCAGAAGAAAAAGGAATTAAAGATTCTTTAGTCCTCATGGATAAGGTTGCCCTAGTGGTAAATATTAAAAAACGTACTGTGGTAACTGCAATGGATTCTAGTCAAACAAATGAAACAGTTTTTACTAATATCGATGGTGCTGTGATTGTATAG
- a CDS encoding flagellar hook protein FlgE: MMRSMFSGISGLRIHQTKMDVIGNNIANVNTTAFKSSRVTFNEVFSQTLQGASGASQQTGRGGRNPMQVGLGANISSIDTLMNIGAAQRTDNPFDLMIEGDGFFVVGDESGTYFTRAGVFRKDDDGNLVIPNGMKVKGWPAVDNGTRIQRGNVEDLKLDKPENLTASPEATTNLRIQGNLNIEDGKSNGGVPVQLKFYDSLGNLYTANLNMEYKSDEKAWDLDIPSPLIISDSKGNKFELGEVSSDDNPVKVVFDENGELKIGDADASTGNGVFTITSSDNEGKFDLTESVGIKATLGPLTIDFTGLTQYNQKTNIDPLMGNEIGMGSGREPGELTGYDIGADGIITAQYSNGQQKMLGQIVIANFRNPAGLQKAGSNLFTTTPNSGDFDGIGNEPNLQGGVLEMSNVDLAKEFTEMITTQRGFQANSRIITSSDEMLQELVNLKR, translated from the coding sequence ATGATGAGGTCAATGTTCTCCGGTATTTCCGGATTAAGGATTCATCAGACAAAAATGGATGTTATAGGTAACAATATTGCCAATGTAAATACCACAGCATTCAAATCAAGCCGTGTTACATTTAATGAAGTATTTAGTCAAACTCTTCAAGGGGCTAGTGGAGCTAGCCAGCAAACAGGAAGGGGAGGACGAAACCCTATGCAAGTAGGTTTAGGAGCCAATATTTCTTCTATAGATACTTTAATGAATATAGGAGCTGCCCAAAGGACAGATAACCCCTTTGACCTTATGATTGAAGGAGACGGTTTTTTTGTAGTGGGAGATGAAAGTGGAACTTATTTCACAAGAGCAGGGGTATTTCGTAAAGACGACGATGGGAACTTAGTTATTCCCAATGGAATGAAGGTAAAGGGTTGGCCCGCTGTTGATAATGGTACAAGAATTCAAAGAGGTAATGTGGAAGATTTAAAGTTAGACAAACCGGAAAATTTAACTGCTTCACCAGAAGCTACCACCAATCTCCGTATTCAAGGAAATCTTAATATAGAAGACGGCAAATCTAATGGGGGGGTACCGGTACAATTAAAATTTTATGATAGCTTGGGAAATCTTTACACAGCAAATTTAAATATGGAATACAAATCGGATGAAAAGGCATGGGATTTAGATATTCCATCCCCCCTTATAATAAGTGATTCAAAGGGAAATAAATTTGAATTAGGGGAAGTATCTTCCGATGATAACCCCGTTAAAGTTGTATTTGATGAAAATGGGGAACTTAAAATAGGGGATGCAGATGCGTCAACAGGCAACGGAGTATTTACAATAACCTCTTCAGATAACGAAGGGAAGTTTGATTTAACTGAATCCGTAGGGATAAAGGCTACCTTAGGCCCACTAACAATAGACTTTACCGGACTTACCCAGTACAATCAAAAAACAAATATAGATCCCTTAATGGGGAATGAAATCGGTATGGGGTCTGGACGGGAGCCGGGAGAATTAACAGGCTATGACATTGGGGCAGATGGAATTATCACGGCTCAATATAGCAATGGACAACAAAAAATGTTAGGTCAGATCGTTATAGCCAATTTTAGAAACCCAGCAGGACTTCAAAAAGCAGGAAGTAACTTATTTACTACTACTCCAAACTCAGGGGATTTTGATGGTATCGGCAATGAACCTAACCTTCAGGGGGGCGTTCTTGAAATGTCTAATGTCGATCTTGCCAAGGAATTTACAGAGATGATTACAACTCAAAGAGGATTCCAAGCTAATTCGAGGATTATTACTTCATCTGATGAAATGCTTCAAGAGTTAGTTAATCTAAAACGTTAG
- a CDS encoding response regulator has product MAKRILIVDDAAFMRMMIKDILTKNGYEVAGEAENGVKAVDKFKELAPDLVIMDITMPEMDGIQAVREIKKVDGAATIIMCSAMGQQAMVIESIQAGARDFIVKPFQADRVVEAVKKVIG; this is encoded by the coding sequence ATGGCAAAAAGGATATTAATTGTTGATGACGCGGCTTTCATGAGAATGATGATTAAAGATATTTTAACGAAAAATGGATATGAAGTTGCCGGAGAAGCAGAAAACGGTGTTAAAGCTGTGGATAAATTTAAGGAATTAGCTCCTGATTTGGTTATAATGGATATTACAATGCCGGAAATGGATGGTATTCAGGCTGTAAGAGAAATTAAGAAAGTTGATGGTGCAGCTACAATTATTATGTGTTCTGCCATGGGACAACAGGCTATGGTAATAGAATCCATACAGGCAGGGGCTAGGGATTTCATAGTAAAACCATTCCAAGCAGATAGGGTAGTAGAGGCCGTGAAGAAGGTTATAGGTTAA